A genome region from Clupea harengus chromosome 7, Ch_v2.0.2, whole genome shotgun sequence includes the following:
- the cep78 gene encoding centrosomal protein of 78 kDa yields MLDSAQNRRRGALDFGSYYDNSCAAQGSAPVVAVKAHQSRGMLDFNGDRVCLTDWTPILSALAINNQLHHVAIKSTHLSTLGAQGPVKRPGRKKTPALHSRSVTLALCRALQKCLCVSERLHTLHLIGLPLRERDLTALTKGLVKSASLESLSLAQCPIADQGLEIICQSVKYSSSIKTLDFSCCNITWQGAEHLANIIKHQAGRRHGTAWAESLRYRKAEFEGMSGLRRVTLNGNILIGDQGAAALAQELDDDLWVKAVDLQKCGLSDEGARSLLHALQSNHCLHVLDIRSNPLVESSLVKDIITRVLLNTNGQDSQYLWIRPQALREAQKMRVGRSSVGRIRRGSSKASHVSVGSARPASSGCIPWRTAARAGKKRGATLATPEYSFQGAMSVKVTTETESESDPEETESQSQSSVALSGQEQIPSSQYNRLKVELEECRLRLTEERNARLRANSRLVELELENARLRSMNEHISEMVENPASSALLDDTVLDSIESSFSKFHAFLNLLSEAGLGQLASMVGIDQSDFSMVGRPQLSSTGRGIEGGAGDLEAVSMQKPTGALRSPPPTSPPPEPHHGAPLLAAAPAGVDVEVHDERYLSSPAPEIVCSRRSTPQSVGSISYGSARAKLPRHDGSRGSSSHSNGMKDNGDRSNSSHGSGPKGRVPCSHSSHISPRDNGSSGDSSHSDVLGQYSSHSNGSHGNGSRGLYATGAEGEGEGEGKAALVLESLALSS; encoded by the exons ATGCTGGATTCGGCTCAGAATCGGCGGCGCGGGGCACTTGACTTTGGAAGTTACTATGACAACTCGTGCGCAGCGCAGGGGTCGGCCCCCGTTGTAGCGGTGAAGGCGCACCAGAGCAGGGGGATGCTGGACTTCAACGGAGATCGCGTCTGCTTGACTGACTGGACTCCCATTCTGAGTGCGCTCGCCATCAATAACCAGTTACATCACGTTGCCATCAAGAGTACCCACCTGTCTACCCTAGGAGCTCAGG gtccAGTGAAGCGGCCCGGACGGAAGAAGACTCCGGCGCTGCACTCCAGGAGTGTGACGTTGGCTCTGTGTCGTGCTTTGCagaagtgcctgtgtgtgtcagaacgtCTCCACACTCTCCACCTCATTGGCTTGccccttagagagagagacctcactGCCCTCACCAAG GGTTTGGTGAAGAGTGCGTCACTGGAGAGTCTGTCTCTTGCCCAGTGTCCTATAGCAGATCAGGGTTTGGAGA TCATCTGCCAGAGTGTGAAGTATTCCTCCTCCATCAAGACTCTGGACTTCAGCTGCTGCAACATCACTTGGCAGGGAGCAGAACACCTAGCCAATATCATCAAG CACCAGGCAGGGCGCAGACACGGCACAGCGTGGGCAGAGTCCCTGCGCTACAGGAAGGCAGAGTTTGAGGGCATGAGTGGGCTCCGGCGCGTCACGCTCAACGGAAACATCCTGATCGGGGACCAAGGAGCCGCTGCCCTCGCTCAAGAGCTGGATGACGACCTGTGGGTCAAAG CCGTGGATCTGCAGAAGTGTGGTCTGTCAGATGAGGGGGCGCGGTCACTGCTGCATGCGCTCCAATCAAATCATTGCCTTCATGTGCTGGACATCAGGAGCAATCCACtagtgg AAAGCTCACTTGTGAAAGACATCATCACACGAGTGCTTCTCAACACTAATGGCCAAGACTCTCAG tACTTGTGGATCAGACCCCAAGCCTTAAGAGAAGCTCAGAAAATGAGGGTGGGGAGAAGTAGTGTTGGGAGAATCAGACGAG GTTCTAGCAAAGCTTCACATGTGAGCGTTGGATCCGCCCGGCCGGCCTCCTCCGGGTGTATCCCATGGCGCACTGCTGCACGGGCAGGAAAAAAGAG GGGCGCGACCCTCGCTACACCCGAGTACAGCTTTCAG GGTGCCATGTCAGTCAAAGTCACCACGGAGACGGAGTCCGAGTCGGACCCAGAAGAGACCGAGTCACAGTCCCAGAGTTCAGTGGCACTGAGTGGCCAGGAACAAATCCCCAGCAGCCAATACAACAgactcaag GTGGAGCTAGAGGAGTGTCGACTCAGACTCACAGAGGAGAGAAACGCCAGGCTGAGAGCCAACTCCCGTTTGGTCGAG ctcgaGCTGGAGAATGCTCGTCTGCGGAGCATGAACGAGCACATTTCCGAGATGGTGGAGAATCCTGCCAGCTCTGCTTTGCTGGATGACACCGTTCTGGACAGCATTGAATCCTCCTTCTCCAAGTTCCATGCGTTCCTCAACCTGCTGTCTGAAGCCGG gCTTGGCCAGCTTGCCTCCATGGTAGGGATTGACCAATCAGACTTCAGTATGGTGGGGCGGCCGCAGCTGTCATCCACAGGACGTGGGATAGAAGGAGGAGCAGGGGATCTGGAGGCCGTTTCCATG CAGAAGCCCACTGGAGCCCTCAGGtctccccctcccacctctCCACCACCAGAGCCTCATCATGGGGCACCTCTTCTCGCTGCTGCCCCCGCTGGTGTCGATGTGGAAGTGCATGATGAGCGCTACCTGTCTTCACCTGCTCCAGAGATTGTGTGCTCCCGGCGGTCTACTCCCCAGAGTGTTGGCTCCATCAGTTATGGTTCCGCCAGGGCGAAACTCCCCAGACACGACGGCTCTCGTGGCTCCAGCTCCCATAGCAATGGCATGAAAGACAATGGCGACCGTAGCAACAGTTCCCATGGCAGTGGCCCTAAGGGCAGAGTTCCCTGCAGTCACAGCTCTCATATCAGCCCCAGAGACAATGGCTCCAGTGGTGACAGTAGTCATAGCGATGTGCTTGGACAATACAGTTCCCATAGCAATGGGTCTCATGGAAATGGCTCAAGGGGGTTGTATGCGACTGGggctgagggggagggggagggggaggggaaggctGCCCTGGTCTTGGAGTCTCTCGCACTCTCCTCATAG
- the golm1 gene encoding Golgi membrane protein 1 isoform X2, translated as MGALGNGRRVGRSPSLLIAALTTCILVVGFNYWVSNSRNTELQAQVYELEGRVRRNEAERDEVSQKWDVAEETMRRQSQQIRELEEQHQRQEATLHINVSSCSKSAQAMKSQLKSLLADSGALQKELQTCQSSVNTLNNKLTYDTTQCNTQILALKEDCDERMAAAAKGVQKKQTNLAVSEKDTPLVAGSLTGNEEATNQTQKPERPSQSTAVTQPDQDPDLTELKTNEIVLKHGPPSTPEAPAAAGLKESRAAQELGGAMSVIGQKDEQPPKATADPDVAPAAKISLTEEDALMPGDGPVEYTDQTEADNTEKEGGPDNLDDYEENEPESEDDKQAALALD; from the exons ATGGGTGCCCTCGGTAACGGGCGGCGAGTCGGGCGGTCCCCTTCACTACTGATAGCAGCTCTAACCACATGCATCCTCGTCGTGGGATTTAACTACTGGGTGTCAAACTCACGCAACACGGAGCTACAG GCACAAGTGTATGAGTTGGAGGGGCGTGTGCGGAGAAACGAGGCAGAAAGAGACGAGGTGTCCCAGAAATGGGACGTAGCGGAGGAGACGATGAGACGCCAGAGTCAGCAGatcagagagctggaggagcagcACCAGAGAcaagag GCCACTCTTCACATCAACGTGTCGTCTTGCTCCAAAAGTGCTCAGGCCATGAAga GCCAACTGAAGTCTTTATTGGCTGATTCGGGAGCACTTCAGAAAGAGCTGCAGACGTGTCAGAGCTCTGTGAACACACTCAACAACAAACTCACTTACGACAC tactcaGTGTAACACACAGATTCTGGCCTTGAAGGAGGACTGTGATGAGAGGATGGCTGCCGCTGCGAAGGGTGTTCAGAAAAAACAG acaaatctggcagtgagtgagaaagacaccCCTCTTGTCGCTGGCAGCCTTACGGGCAATGAGGAGGCAACCAATCAGACGCAGAAGCCTGAAcggcccagccaatcaaccgCAGTGACACAGCCAGACCAGGATCCGGACCTCACTGAGCTGAAGACCAATGAGATTGTTCTAAAACATG GTCCACCATCCACTCCTGAG GCGCCCGCCGCTGCTGGTCTGAAGGAGAGCAGAGCCGCTCAGGAGCTGGGCGGGGCCATGAGTGTGATTGGCCAGAAGGATGAGCAGCCCCCCAAGGCCACCGCCGATCCAGATGTGGCGCCGGCAGCAAAAATCTCACTGACTGAAG AGGATGCTCTGATGCCTGGGGACGGTCCAGTGGAGTACACAGACCAAACGGAGGCGGACAACACAG agaaagagggcgGCCCGGACAACCTGGACGATTATGAAGAGAATGAGCCGGAATCTGAAGACGACAAACAGGCAGCTCTTGCCCTGGattga
- the golm1 gene encoding Golgi membrane protein 1 isoform X1, with product MGALGNGRRVGRSPSLLIAALTTCILVVGFNYWVSNSRNTELQAQVYELEGRVRRNEAERDEVSQKWDVAEETMRRQSQQIRELEEQHQRQEATLHINVSSCSKSAQAMKSQLKSLLADSGALQKELQTCQSSVNTLNNKLTYDTTQCNTQILALKEDCDERMAAAAKGVQKKQTNLAVSEKDTPLVAGSLTGNEEATNQTQKPERPSQSTAVTQPDQDPDLTELKTNEIVLKHGPPSTPEAPAAAGLKESRAAQELGGAMSVIGQKDEQPPKATADPDVAPAAKISLTEEDALMPGDGPVEYTDQTEADNTEKEGGPDNLDDYEENEPESEDDKQAALALD from the exons ATGGGTGCCCTCGGTAACGGGCGGCGAGTCGGGCGGTCCCCTTCACTACTGATAGCAGCTCTAACCACATGCATCCTCGTCGTGGGATTTAACTACTGGGTGTCAAACTCACGCAACACGGAGCTACAG GCACAAGTGTATGAGTTGGAGGGGCGTGTGCGGAGAAACGAGGCAGAAAGAGACGAGGTGTCCCAGAAATGGGACGTAGCGGAGGAGACGATGAGACGCCAGAGTCAGCAGatcagagagctggaggagcagcACCAGAGAcaagag GCCACTCTTCACATCAACGTGTCGTCTTGCTCCAAAAGTGCTCAGGCCATGAAga GCCAACTGAAGTCTTTATTGGCTGATTCGGGAGCACTTCAGAAAGAGCTGCAGACGTGTCAGAGCTCTGTGAACACACTCAACAACAAACTCACTTACGACAC tactcaGTGTAACACACAGATTCTGGCCTTGAAGGAGGACTGTGATGAGAGGATGGCTGCCGCTGCGAAGGGTGTTCAGAAAAAACAG acaaatctggcagtgagtgagaaagacaccCCTCTTGTCGCTGGCAGCCTTACGGGCAATGAGGAGGCAACCAATCAGACGCAGAAGCCTGAAcggcccagccaatcaaccgCAGTGACACAGCCAGACCAGGATCCGGACCTCACTGAGCTGAAGACCAATGAGATTGTTCTAAAACATG GTCCCCCCTCCACTCCTGAGGCGCCCGCCGCTGCTGGTCTGAAGGAGAGCAGAGCCGCTCAGGAGCTGGGCGGGGCCATGAGTGTGATTGGCCAGAAGGATGAGCAGCCCCCCAAGGCCACCGCCGATCCAGATGTGGCGCCGGCAGCAAAAATCTCACTGACTGAAG AGGATGCTCTGATGCCTGGGGACGGTCCAGTGGAGTACACAGACCAAACGGAGGCGGACAACACAG agaaagagggcgGCCCGGACAACCTGGACGATTATGAAGAGAATGAGCCGGAATCTGAAGACGACAAACAGGCAGCTCTTGCCCTGGattga
- the naa35 gene encoding N-alpha-acetyltransferase 35, NatC auxiliary subunit: protein MVMKSSVEEDDAGWGLGVPEKMRSNAHWVDITQDFKAACRELNLGELLHDKMFGLFEAMSAIEMMDPKMDAGMIGNQVNRKVLNFEQAVREGAIRVRDLSLPELIGIIDTCFCCLITWLEGHSLAQTVFTCLFVHNPELIQDPALKAFCLGLLKLCDIARDKINKAAVFEEEDFQAMTYGFKMANNVTDLRVTGMLKDVEDDIQRRVKSTRSRQGEDRDPEVELEHQQCLALFSRVKFTRLLLTALIAFTKKETSAVSEAQKLMIQAADLLSAIHSTIHHGNQPHNDTSKGDHPIMMGFEPLVNQRLLPPTFPRYAKIMKREEMVEYFSKLIHRIITVCNIINTTNLHCILDFFCEFSEASPCVLSRSLLQTTFLIDNKKVFGTHLMQDLIKDALRSFVSPPVLSSKCSLYNNPQAKDYIDSFLTHCSRPFCSLIQIHGHNRARQRDKLGHILEEFATLQDEAEKVDAALHSLLLKLEPGRQHLACVGTWVLYHSLRIMILYLLSGFELELYSTHEYYYIYWYLSEFLYAWLMSTLSRADSSQMAEERILEEQQKGRSSKKSKKSKKKARPLGKEITMSQAYQNMCAGMYKTMIALDMDGKVGKPQFELDSEQVRYEHRFAPFNSVVTPPPVHYIQFKEMSDLKKYSPPPQSADLYMAASKHFQQAKLILENIACPDDEVNRILKVAKPNIVVMKLLAGGHKRETKALPEFDFSAHKYFPVVKII from the exons atggtgatgaaGTCATCGGTGGAGGAGGATGACGCTGGCTGGGGCCTGGGCGTGCCGGAGAAGATGAGAAGCAATGCACACTGGGTGGATATTACCCAGGACTTTAAAGCAgcctgcagag AGCTAAACCTCGGAGAGCTGCTCCATGACAAGAT gttcgGGCTCTTTGAGGCCATGTCGGCCATTGAGATGATGGACCCAAAGATGGATGCTGGAATGATTGGTAACCAAGTGAACCGGAAGGTGCTCAACTTCGAGCAGGCTGTGAGG gagggggCGATACGTGTACGAGACCTGAGTCTGCCTGAGCTCATCGGGATCATAGACACCTGCTTCTGCTGTCTg ATCACGTGGCTGGAGGGTCATTCTCTCGCCCAGACCGTCTTcacctgtctgtttgtgcaCAACCCTGAGCTGATCCAGGACCCCGCCCTCAAGGCCTTCTGTCTGGGCCTGCTCAAGCTGTGTGACATCGCCCGCGACAAGATCAACAAGGCCGCCGTGTTCGAGgag GAAGACTTCCAGGCCATGACCTACGGCTTTAAAATGGCCAACAACGTGACGGACCTGCGGGTGACAG GTATGCTGAAGGATGTAGAGGACGACATACAGAGAAGAGTTAAG agTACACGCAGCAGGCAGGGAGAGGATCGGGATCCAGAGGTGGAGTTGGAG CATCAGCAGTGCCTGGCCCTGTTCAGCAGAGTGAAGTTCACACGACTCCTCCTCACTGCACTCATTGCCTTTACCAAGAAAGAG acCAGTGCAGTGAGTGAGGCTCAGAAGCTGATGATTCAAGCCGCTGACCTCCTGTCGGCCATCCACTCCACcattcaccatggcaaccaaccCCATAATGACACCAGTAAAGGAG atcaccCGATCATGATGGGATTTGAGCCACTGGTAAACCAGAGGCTCCTGCCCCCGACGTTCCCTCGCTACGCAAAGAtcatgaagagagaagagatggtggaGTACTTCAGCAAACTGATCCATCGCATCATCACCGTCTGCAACATCATCAACACCACCAACCTGCACTGCATTctg GACTTCTTCTGTGAGTTCAGTGAGGCGTCGCCCTGCGTACTCTCCAGGTCCCTTCTGCAG accACGTTCCTGATAGACAATAAGAAAGTGTTTGGGACTCATCTCATGCAGGATCTCATTAAAGACGCACTCCGAAGCTTCGTCAGTCCGCCCGTCTTGTCCTCAAA ATGCAGTCTGTATAACAATCCCCAGGCCAAAGACTACATCGACTCCTTCCTCACACACTGTTCACGG cCATTCTGCAGTCTGATCCAGATACATGGACACAACCGCGCTCGACAGAGAGACAAGCTGGGACACATACTGGAGGAGTTTGCCACTCTTcaagatgag gcagAGAAGGTAGACGCTGCTCTTCACAGCCTGCTGCTGAAGCTGGAGCCGGGGCGGCAGCACCTGGCCTGTGTGGGCACCTGGGTTCTGTACCACAGCCTGCGCATCATGATCCTCTACCTGCTCAGCGGCTTCGAGCTCGAGCTCTACAGCACACACGAGTACTACTACATctactg gtatCTGTCTGAGTTCCTGTACGCGTGGCTGATGTCGACACTGAGCCGGGCAGACAGCTCTCAGATGGCCGAGGAGAGGATCCTGGAGGAACAGCAGAAGGGACGCAGCAGCAAGAAGAGCAAGAAGAGCAagaagaagg CTCGTCCTCTAGGGAAAGAAATTACCATGAGCCAGGCCTACCAGAACATGTGTGCTGGCATGTATAAG ACTATGATAGCGCTGGATATGGACGGGAAGGTGGGGAAACCTCAGTTTGAGCTGGACAGCGAACAGGTGCGCTACGAGCATCGCTTCGCTCCCTTCAACAGCGTAGTCACGCCGCCACCTGTCCACTACATCCAGTTTAAG gagatgtCTGACTTGAAGAAGTACAGTCCCCCCCCACAGTCGGCAGACCTCTATATGGCGGCCAGCAAACACTTCCAGCAGGCCAAACTCATCTTGGAGAACATCGCCTGCCCTGACGATGAG GTCAATCGGATTCTCAAAGTTGCCAAACCCAACATTGTGGTGATGAAGCTGCTAGCAGGAGGACACAAAAGAGAGACCAAG GCATTACCAGAGTTCGATTTCTCCGCACACAAATATTTCCCTGTGGTGAAGATTATCTGA